One window of Thermocoleostomius sinensis A174 genomic DNA carries:
- the ylqF gene encoding ribosome biogenesis GTPase YlqF — protein sequence MSSPPIQWYPGHIAKAEKALLEQLKKVDVVLEVRDARIPLATCHPQIQQWVGNKERVLVLNRVDMIPPQAQQAWLEWFKTQGTFPHFTNANQGQGISVLAQSAMAAGEKMNQRRRDRGMLPRPVRAVVIGFPNVGKSALINRLLKRRVVDSARRAGVTRQLRWIRISDQLELLDAPGVLPSRLADQAAAIKLAICDDIGEAAYDNQRVAAALVDRLQHIQTQAPEMLPELPLQARYGLELGKLTGESYLAQLAEQRYQGDKERAANQLLNDFRKGLLGAIPLELPPS from the coding sequence ATGTCCTCGCCTCCCATTCAATGGTACCCCGGTCACATTGCCAAAGCAGAAAAAGCCCTGCTAGAGCAACTGAAAAAAGTTGATGTTGTCCTAGAAGTTCGGGATGCCCGCATTCCTTTGGCTACCTGCCATCCACAAATACAGCAGTGGGTAGGTAACAAAGAACGGGTATTGGTGTTGAATCGGGTTGATATGATTCCGCCACAAGCACAGCAAGCATGGTTAGAGTGGTTCAAGACTCAGGGAACCTTTCCGCACTTCACCAATGCCAACCAGGGGCAGGGCATCTCCGTCTTGGCACAGTCGGCTATGGCAGCGGGAGAAAAAATGAATCAGCGCCGTCGCGATCGCGGCATGTTACCCCGTCCAGTGCGAGCGGTGGTAATTGGCTTTCCCAATGTTGGTAAGTCCGCGTTGATCAATCGCCTGTTAAAGCGACGGGTGGTAGACAGTGCTCGGCGGGCGGGTGTGACACGACAGTTACGTTGGATTCGCATTTCCGATCAATTAGAACTGTTGGATGCACCAGGAGTGTTGCCATCGCGATTGGCTGATCAAGCAGCCGCCATTAAGCTTGCCATTTGTGATGACATTGGAGAGGCCGCTTACGATAATCAGCGAGTGGCCGCTGCCTTGGTCGATCGCCTTCAGCACATCCAGACTCAAGCACCAGAGATGCTGCCAGAGTTGCCGTTACAAGCTCGATACGGACTTGAACTAGGCAAACTTACAGGTGAAAGCTATCTGGCACAACTGGCAGAGCAGCGTTACCAAGGAGACAAAGAACGTGCAGCGAATCAACTGTTAAATGACTTTCGCAAAGGGTTATTAGGCGCAATTCCATTGGAGTTACCGCCTAGTTGA
- the psaB gene encoding photosystem I core protein PsaB, whose product MATKFPKFSQDLAQDPTTRRIWYGIATAHDFESHDGMTEENLYQKIFGTHFGHLAIIFLWTSGNLFHVAWQGNFEQWVKDPLNVRPIAHAIWDPHFGQPAVDAFTRAGATNPVNIAYSGVYHWWYTIGMRTNGDLYQGSIFLMILAAIFLFAGWLHLQPKFRPSLSWFKNAESRLNHHLAGLFGVSSLAWTGHLVHVAIPESRGQHVGWNNFLTTPPHPDGLLPFFTGNWGVYAADPDTANHVFGTAQGSGTAILTFLGGFHPQTESLWLTDIAHHHLAIAVLFIIAGHMYRTNFGIGHSIKEMLDSKAGLFSPRSEGQFNLPHQGLYDTYNNSLHFQLGIHLAALGVITSLVAQHMYSLPPYAFMARDYTTQAALYTHHQYIAGFIMVGAFAHGAIFWVRDYDPAANKGNVLDRVLNHKEAIISHLSWVSLFLGFHTLGLYVHNDVMQAFGTPEKQILIEPVFAQFIQASHGKVLYGFDTLLSNPDSIASTAWPNHGNVWLGGWLDAINAGNNSLFLTIGPGDFLVHHAIALGLHTTTLILVKGALDARGSKLMPDKKDFGYAFPCDGPGRGGTCDISGWDSFYLAMFWMLNTIGWVTFYWHWKHLAVWSGNVAQFNQSSPTIMGWLRDYLWLNSAQLINGYNPYGMNNLAVWAWMFLFGHLVWATGFMFLISWRGYWQELIETLVWAHERTPLANLIRWKDKPVAMSIVQGRLIGLAHFTVGYVLTYAAFLIASTASRYG is encoded by the coding sequence ATGGCAACAAAATTCCCCAAATTTAGCCAGGACTTGGCCCAAGACCCGACTACTCGTCGGATCTGGTACGGGATTGCCACTGCCCATGATTTCGAGAGCCACGATGGCATGACGGAAGAAAATCTTTACCAAAAGATTTTCGGTACTCACTTCGGTCATCTGGCAATCATTTTCCTCTGGACTTCCGGCAACCTCTTCCACGTCGCTTGGCAAGGTAACTTCGAGCAGTGGGTCAAAGATCCGCTGAATGTCCGTCCCATCGCCCATGCGATTTGGGACCCCCACTTCGGTCAACCCGCTGTGGATGCTTTCACTCGAGCAGGTGCAACGAATCCGGTTAACATTGCCTACTCTGGTGTCTATCACTGGTGGTATACGATCGGCATGCGCACCAATGGCGATCTATATCAGGGTTCCATCTTCTTGATGATCCTGGCGGCTATCTTCCTGTTTGCAGGATGGTTGCACCTTCAGCCTAAGTTTCGCCCCAGCTTGTCTTGGTTTAAGAACGCAGAATCTCGTTTAAATCACCACTTGGCAGGTCTGTTTGGCGTTAGTTCGTTGGCTTGGACAGGTCACTTGGTTCACGTGGCTATCCCTGAATCGCGTGGTCAGCATGTAGGTTGGAATAACTTCCTCACCACGCCGCCCCATCCCGATGGTCTGCTGCCCTTCTTCACAGGTAACTGGGGAGTGTATGCGGCTGATCCCGATACTGCCAATCATGTGTTTGGTACAGCTCAAGGTTCGGGAACGGCGATTCTCACCTTCTTAGGTGGTTTCCATCCTCAAACTGAGTCGCTGTGGTTGACAGATATCGCTCATCACCATCTGGCGATCGCGGTGCTGTTCATCATTGCAGGTCACATGTACCGCACCAACTTTGGTATCGGTCACAGCATCAAAGAAATGCTGGACTCCAAAGCAGGTTTGTTTAGCCCTCGCAGTGAAGGTCAGTTCAATCTGCCTCACCAAGGCCTGTACGACACCTACAACAACTCGCTGCACTTCCAGTTGGGCATTCACTTGGCTGCCCTGGGTGTGATCACCTCACTGGTGGCTCAGCATATGTATTCGCTGCCGCCCTATGCTTTTATGGCACGGGACTACACAACGCAGGCAGCCCTATATACCCATCACCAGTATATTGCTGGCTTCATCATGGTGGGTGCGTTTGCTCACGGTGCGATCTTCTGGGTACGGGATTATGATCCGGCAGCCAACAAGGGCAACGTGCTCGATCGCGTGTTGAATCACAAAGAGGCGATTATTTCTCACCTAAGCTGGGTGTCCCTCTTCCTTGGATTCCATACCTTGGGTCTGTATGTACACAACGATGTCATGCAAGCCTTTGGTACACCTGAAAAGCAAATTCTGATCGAGCCTGTGTTCGCTCAGTTCATCCAAGCCTCCCATGGTAAGGTGCTATATGGTTTCGATACCTTATTGTCGAATCCTGACAGCATTGCATCTACGGCTTGGCCAAACCACGGTAATGTCTGGTTAGGCGGCTGGTTAGATGCCATCAACGCCGGTAATAATTCGCTGTTCCTGACTATTGGACCTGGCGATTTTCTGGTGCACCATGCGATCGCGCTAGGTTTGCACACCACCACTCTGATTTTGGTGAAAGGTGCATTGGATGCGCGTGGTTCTAAGCTGATGCCTGACAAGAAAGACTTCGGCTATGCCTTCCCTTGCGATGGACCCGGTCGTGGCGGTACTTGCGATATCTCTGGTTGGGACTCGTTCTACTTAGCCATGTTCTGGATGCTGAATACGATCGGTTGGGTGACGTTCTACTGGCACTGGAAGCACCTAGCAGTGTGGAGTGGTAACGTGGCTCAGTTCAACCAGTCGTCTCCAACGATCATGGGTTGGTTGCGCGATTATCTCTGGCTCAACTCGGCTCAGTTAATTAATGGCTACAACCCATACGGCATGAATAATTTGGCGGTCTGGGCCTGGATGTTCCTGTTCGGACACCTGGTTTGGGCAACTGGATTCATGTTCTTGATTAGCTGGCGTGGTTACTGGCAAGAGTTGATCGAAACGTTGGTTTGGGCGCACGAGCGCACACCTCTGGCAAACTTGATTCGCTGGAAGGACAAGCCCGTAGCCATGTCGATCGTTCAAGGTCGTTTGATTGGTCTAGCTCACTTTACGGTTGGCTACGTCCTCACTTATGCGGCCTTCCTGATAGCCTCAACGGCAAGTCGATACGGTTGA
- a CDS encoding OB-fold-containig protein — MPLFDLVNLPYWILLGLGILLFLVVIVSGGGNDDTDLDVDADVDADMDADADAEADGMSFMQALSWLGFGKAPLMLLLAIDLSLWGLLGWMLNVFVGGVLGRFLGGFVGVIILVGSFILALVIGSQIANPVGKIFESFGEDTSSDRLIGCTGRVSTVRIPAIIEGTIGQVDVIDSARNLVTVNAILPDWATITPKRGDRILVIERLPQGYLVIAKDSPDQDRWLNQPS; from the coding sequence ATGCCCCTCTTTGATCTTGTGAACCTGCCGTACTGGATTCTTTTGGGCTTGGGCATCCTGTTGTTTTTAGTTGTCATTGTCTCTGGTGGTGGCAATGATGATACAGATCTCGATGTGGATGCCGATGTAGATGCCGATATGGATGCCGACGCGGATGCTGAAGCAGATGGCATGAGTTTCATGCAAGCGCTTAGTTGGCTCGGCTTTGGCAAAGCTCCTTTAATGCTGCTTTTAGCGATCGATCTCAGCCTTTGGGGATTGCTGGGATGGATGCTAAACGTCTTCGTAGGTGGCGTTTTGGGTAGATTTCTGGGTGGCTTCGTCGGGGTCATTATCTTAGTAGGATCATTCATCCTAGCCTTAGTCATCGGTAGTCAAATTGCAAATCCAGTCGGCAAAATCTTTGAATCCTTTGGCGAAGACACCAGCAGCGATCGATTAATTGGTTGCACGGGTCGAGTTAGCACCGTGCGCATTCCCGCCATCATCGAAGGCACCATCGGACAAGTAGACGTAATCGACTCGGCCCGCAATTTAGTTACCGTCAACGCCATACTGCCTGACTGGGCTACCATCACACCCAAACGCGGCGATCGAATCTTAGTCATCGAGCGATTGCCCCAAGGCTACCTCGTCATTGCCAAAGATAGTCCCGATCAGGATCGGTGGCTGAATCAACCGTCGTAA
- a CDS encoding VOC family protein, which translates to MKLKRIGHVAICVEDLDRAAQFYQTLGMELVWKDPDWAYLKAGEDGLALLSPSYAQAGPHFGFIFNDRSEVDAAYERLKADGVHITPIHEHRDGTASFYGRDPEGNWFEYLYEPAPVASVAH; encoded by the coding sequence ATGAAACTCAAACGGATTGGTCATGTGGCCATTTGTGTAGAAGATCTCGATCGCGCAGCCCAGTTTTATCAAACGCTGGGCATGGAGTTGGTATGGAAAGATCCCGATTGGGCTTACCTGAAAGCTGGAGAGGATGGGTTAGCTCTGCTTAGCCCCAGCTATGCTCAAGCTGGTCCGCACTTTGGCTTCATTTTCAACGATCGTTCAGAAGTGGATGCAGCCTACGAGCGCTTGAAAGCTGATGGCGTTCACATTACACCCATCCACGAGCATCGAGACGGCACTGCCTCTTTCTATGGACGCGATCCAGAAGGCAACTGGTTTGAGTACCTGTATGAACCTGCGCCAGTGGCAAGTGTGGCCCACTAA
- the psaA gene encoding photosystem I core protein PsaA codes for MTTSPREREAATPKVRVVVDKDPVQTSFEKWAQPGHFDRTLAKGPKTTTWIWNLHADAHDFDSHTSDLEDISRKIFSAHFGHLAVVFVWLSGMYFHGAKFSNYEAWLADPLHIKPSAQVVWPIVGQEILNADVGGGFQGIQITSGFFQLWRASGITNEFQLYCTAIGGLVMAGLMLFAGWFHYHKRAPKLEWFQNVESMMNHHLAGLLGLGSLGWAGHQIHVSLPINKLLDAGVPIRDIPLPHEFILNPSLMKDLYPSVDWGIPSGIIPFFTLNWGVYSDFLTFKGGLNPVTGGLWLSDTAHHHVAIAVLFLIAGHMYRTNWGIGHSMKVILENHKGPFTGEGHKGLYEILTTSWHAQLAINLAMLGSLTIIVAQHMYAMPPYPYLATDYPTQLSIFTHHMWIGGFLIVGAGAHASIFFVRDYDPAKNVNNLVDRVLRHRDAIISHLNWVCIFLGFHSFGLYIHNDTMRALGRPQDMFSDTAIQLQPVFAQWVQNLHTLAPGNTAPNALAPASFAFGGDIVAVGGKVAMMPIALGTADFMVHHIHAFTIHVTVLILLKGVLFARSSRLIPDKANLGFRFPCDGPGRGGTCQVSGWDHVFLGLFWMYNSLSIVIFHFSWKMQSDVWGTVNADGTVSHITGGNFAQSAITINGWLRDFLWAQAAQVIGSYGSALSAYGLLFLGAHFVWAFSLMFLFSGRGYWQELIESIVWAHNKLRVAPAIQPRALSIIQGRAVGVAHYLLGGIVTTWAFFLARIISVG; via the coding sequence ATGACAACTTCCCCACGGGAGCGAGAGGCGGCAACACCGAAGGTTAGAGTCGTGGTCGATAAAGACCCCGTGCAAACTTCTTTCGAGAAGTGGGCACAACCTGGTCACTTCGATCGCACCCTCGCTAAGGGTCCAAAAACGACGACTTGGATCTGGAACCTTCACGCCGACGCTCACGATTTTGATAGCCATACCAGTGACCTAGAAGATATATCCCGAAAAATCTTCAGCGCCCACTTTGGTCACTTAGCCGTTGTGTTTGTTTGGCTCAGCGGCATGTACTTCCACGGCGCGAAGTTCTCCAATTATGAAGCGTGGTTGGCTGACCCCCTGCACATCAAACCCAGTGCTCAGGTGGTTTGGCCGATCGTTGGTCAAGAAATTTTGAATGCGGATGTTGGTGGTGGTTTCCAGGGAATTCAAATCACCTCTGGATTTTTCCAACTCTGGCGTGCATCTGGCATCACTAATGAGTTTCAGCTTTACTGCACCGCGATCGGTGGTTTGGTGATGGCTGGGTTGATGCTATTTGCAGGCTGGTTCCACTATCACAAGCGTGCTCCGAAGCTGGAGTGGTTCCAGAATGTGGAGTCGATGATGAACCATCACCTAGCAGGTTTGCTAGGGTTGGGTTCTCTGGGCTGGGCGGGGCATCAAATTCATGTCTCGCTGCCCATCAACAAGCTGTTGGATGCTGGGGTTCCCATTCGGGATATTCCCCTACCGCATGAGTTCATTCTCAATCCCAGCTTGATGAAAGATCTCTATCCCAGTGTTGATTGGGGAATTCCCAGCGGTATTATTCCTTTCTTCACCCTCAATTGGGGAGTCTACTCTGACTTCCTTACCTTCAAGGGGGGCTTAAACCCTGTCACAGGGGGGCTGTGGTTGTCGGATACAGCTCATCACCATGTGGCGATCGCTGTACTATTCCTCATTGCAGGGCATATGTACCGCACCAACTGGGGCATTGGTCACAGCATGAAGGTGATCCTAGAGAACCACAAAGGCCCCTTCACTGGCGAAGGCCACAAAGGTCTTTATGAGATTCTCACCACCTCTTGGCACGCACAGTTGGCAATTAACCTAGCCATGTTGGGTTCGTTGACTATCATCGTGGCCCAGCATATGTACGCGATGCCGCCGTATCCATACCTGGCTACGGACTATCCCACGCAGTTGTCCATCTTCACGCACCACATGTGGATTGGTGGCTTCCTGATTGTGGGAGCGGGTGCTCATGCATCCATCTTCTTTGTGCGGGATTACGATCCAGCTAAGAATGTGAACAATTTGGTAGACCGAGTGCTTCGTCACCGCGATGCCATCATTTCTCACCTCAACTGGGTTTGTATTTTCCTCGGCTTTCACAGCTTTGGTTTGTACATCCACAACGATACGATGCGAGCGTTGGGTCGTCCTCAAGACATGTTCTCGGATACGGCGATTCAGCTTCAGCCTGTGTTTGCTCAGTGGGTACAGAACTTACACACCCTTGCACCTGGCAATACGGCACCGAATGCGTTAGCTCCCGCTAGCTTTGCCTTCGGCGGCGATATTGTTGCAGTGGGTGGCAAAGTAGCGATGATGCCGATCGCCCTGGGTACGGCAGATTTCATGGTGCACCACATCCATGCGTTCACCATTCACGTAACGGTGTTGATTCTGCTCAAGGGCGTATTGTTTGCCCGTAGCTCTCGTTTGATTCCAGATAAGGCCAACTTGGGCTTCCGCTTTCCTTGCGATGGACCCGGTCGGGGCGGCACCTGCCAGGTTTCTGGGTGGGATCACGTCTTCCTAGGTCTGTTCTGGATGTATAACTCCTTGTCGATCGTGATTTTCCACTTCAGTTGGAAGATGCAGTCGGATGTCTGGGGTACGGTGAACGCCGATGGAACGGTGTCTCATATCACAGGCGGTAACTTTGCTCAAAGTGCGATTACCATTAACGGCTGGTTGCGCGACTTCTTGTGGGCGCAGGCGGCTCAGGTAATTGGCTCTTATGGCTCGGCTCTGTCTGCCTATGGCTTGTTGTTCCTGGGTGCTCACTTTGTTTGGGCGTTTAGCTTGATGTTCTTGTTCAGCGGTCGCGGCTACTGGCAAGAGTTGATCGAGTCGATCGTCTGGGCCCACAACAAGCTACGAGTTGCTCCTGCGATTCAACCTCGCGCTCTGAGCATTATTCAGGGACGCGCAGTTGGAGTGGCGCACTATCTGTTGGGCGGAATTGTCACTACGTGGGCATTCTTCCTAGCTCGGATCATTTCAGTAGGCTAG
- a CDS encoding 2'-5' RNA ligase family protein — translation MSQSSAPLVLTLKLDGHSFDRFNSLRQQHFPPERNFLPAHITLFHALPSQHERSICHTLQEVCSQTSVLPLIFPTLRCLGNGVAIEVESSELLQIHQDLAYRWKNWLTPQDRQRYRSHITIQNKVSPEQARQLYDRLLPEWQLQQGQGEGLLLWYYKGGPWELVQEFGFSQTNNANK, via the coding sequence ATGTCTCAATCTTCTGCCCCGTTGGTTCTCACACTCAAGCTAGATGGTCATAGCTTCGATCGCTTCAATTCTTTGCGGCAACAGCATTTCCCCCCTGAGCGCAACTTTTTGCCTGCTCACATCACGCTGTTTCATGCTCTTCCCAGTCAACACGAACGATCGATCTGTCATACCCTCCAGGAGGTTTGTTCTCAGACATCCGTATTGCCACTGATATTCCCTACCCTGCGATGTTTGGGTAACGGTGTGGCCATCGAGGTAGAGTCTTCTGAATTGCTGCAAATCCACCAAGATTTAGCCTATCGCTGGAAAAACTGGCTCACGCCGCAAGATCGGCAACGCTATCGATCGCACATCACGATTCAAAACAAAGTTTCACCCGAACAAGCTCGGCAACTCTACGATCGGTTATTGCCCGAGTGGCAGCTTCAGCAGGGACAAGGAGAGGGGTTACTGTTGTGGTACTACAAGGGTGGCCCGTGGGAACTTGTCCAGGAATTTGGGTTTAGTCAAACAAATAACGCAAACAAGTAA
- a CDS encoding Yip1 family protein, giving the protein MISYLYVPMFQAAFERFWELLGGVFALNAEAFRSLSELPLGLIVSLAIVIAAGLSQAIAQSIILFINQVKPLRFIFSLLLNAVLFTFGYLFLVLSTWAVTLLHWTEPIPLIVLVVVLGISYAPLVFSFLGAIPYLGVPLLTVLAIWHLWEMIVGITAVTELGIVGAVSYVAIGWLVLRLLESTVGQPLANLGRWLSNKIAGVPLVTRNSDLRRIVQGVVEQTTSGVQISPQSSMAGYQGPSFDRTLTDRQTKQSTRRRSQSSSSSANSTDEPSEEPIVFTLDPASIRAAVLKLRTTRKPPQGINRKIRTILGLVGMAVLVFLVVVAFDPLRAWLVAQIEQFPEPFRFLFDLTWIGFIALVVAGLLAPLESLGWWAGWYADDIDMILNAGTLATPIANESDISHFVVYLDGISKSTFEYLPDVEEFLHALTPALPENVALIRDIMPYSVLNNPLVEDRPLAFLWRLSDDRRLNNPASLLGMLINLRNVWTVAVSADKRYGPIYNQGIAQVIYNGLINHGYHPDSGIPVTLIGFSGGGQMAAACAPFLKRALNGPIDVISLGGVISGNCNILKLEHLYHLVGQKDIVERLGVVMFPGRWKLFPLSYWNRAKKRGKISVVSLGPVGHQIPGGLMDPEQFLPDGRSYLQQTIDFIAAILHGELLREERVANRQPSNYQLYQQAAFNHPDYYPLTQPVPLDRYQPVAPWIGRLILPSPSARKRVKGALFEVHHAPIEYHHLVGRIVMLQWSYNPNVRALVRAVTKDVHFSAEADYTSEYGGLVHPERLDHWRQVGPLESLAGSRPQDDVIVMLPSKVEVEEYQRLETKETAKELPIDPAQLHPDSAVPSAPSVSYVLRIESQPIQITGRFYGLVQFQTALDDDRFQVVHFNRQSRQFNGPEEIVRLPQVVADQNGVFPSTSHGIERSAPNTTGWYIYGAPDADGVFVVQSLAPRALLWLQPDQIICGRQAAYHYIRNQAWANIAAQKGKISSVLLNPSEQRYQAAIEDWHVGDRALVLHVYGGIGGKKREPAAATPLFFGHFAYGVATVVHDPIADERRFDIRYYQVYTHNTDGLVAGVLHWSRYMGDRQFGWMGTRPVCDILIKLEAFTRRYRFGDMERSPLETMLQQLEAMTARYRIGDGTGGTYVGVANNCAQDSNQALFASLVHLETNVRNGQAWLEQWSVTHPDQAQRFEQLLSLKRSLKRQLQPFGVPRPDWEKNEYNLGSTLEDEPLRNLVTGLGSWRTILPRLASDAVVKSFLRQGATVWVLRTSQVGGFDPDIEPIAPMTL; this is encoded by the coding sequence ATGATTTCATACTTGTATGTGCCCATGTTCCAAGCGGCGTTTGAACGATTTTGGGAACTCCTTGGTGGGGTCTTTGCCCTCAATGCGGAAGCCTTTCGATCGCTCAGTGAATTACCTCTTGGTTTAATTGTGTCGTTGGCAATCGTTATCGCAGCAGGATTATCACAGGCGATTGCTCAAAGCATCATTTTATTTATTAATCAGGTGAAGCCGCTACGCTTCATTTTCAGTTTATTGCTGAATGCAGTACTGTTCACCTTTGGCTATCTGTTTTTGGTACTCAGCACTTGGGCCGTCACGCTCTTACATTGGACAGAACCCATCCCTCTGATTGTCTTGGTTGTGGTGCTTGGAATCAGCTATGCCCCGCTAGTATTCAGTTTTCTGGGAGCAATTCCCTATCTAGGGGTACCGCTTCTGACCGTGCTTGCTATTTGGCACTTGTGGGAAATGATAGTTGGGATTACGGCGGTAACAGAGTTAGGCATTGTGGGCGCAGTCAGCTATGTTGCGATCGGATGGCTAGTTTTGCGGTTACTAGAATCAACCGTAGGACAGCCGTTAGCTAACTTGGGGCGATGGTTATCCAACAAAATTGCGGGCGTGCCTTTGGTGACTCGCAACAGCGATCTTCGAAGAATTGTGCAGGGTGTCGTGGAGCAGACTACCAGCGGGGTACAAATTTCACCACAGTCATCGATGGCGGGCTATCAGGGGCCATCCTTCGATCGCACCCTAACCGATCGCCAAACCAAGCAATCAACTAGACGCCGATCGCAATCATCATCGTCCTCTGCAAACTCAACAGACGAACCCAGTGAAGAGCCGATCGTGTTCACGCTTGATCCAGCCAGCATTCGGGCAGCGGTATTGAAATTGCGCACCACTCGCAAACCGCCCCAAGGCATCAATCGCAAAATTCGCACGATCTTGGGGTTGGTGGGCATGGCGGTGCTGGTATTTCTAGTTGTGGTCGCCTTTGACCCACTGCGAGCTTGGCTCGTTGCCCAGATTGAACAATTCCCCGAACCGTTTCGGTTTTTGTTTGATTTAACCTGGATTGGATTCATTGCGCTGGTAGTGGCTGGACTGTTAGCCCCGTTGGAATCACTGGGCTGGTGGGCTGGATGGTATGCCGATGACATCGACATGATTCTAAATGCTGGCACGTTGGCAACCCCGATCGCCAACGAATCAGACATTTCGCACTTTGTTGTCTACCTCGATGGCATCAGCAAGTCTACGTTTGAGTATTTGCCAGATGTCGAAGAATTTCTGCACGCCCTTACCCCGGCTTTGCCAGAAAATGTGGCACTGATTCGCGATATCATGCCCTACTCGGTGCTAAACAATCCACTGGTTGAAGATCGCCCGCTCGCATTTTTGTGGCGCTTAAGCGACGATCGCCGGCTGAATAATCCGGCTAGTTTATTAGGCATGTTGATCAATTTGCGAAATGTGTGGACGGTAGCTGTTTCGGCCGATAAGCGCTACGGGCCGATCTACAACCAAGGCATTGCTCAAGTGATTTACAACGGGTTAATCAACCACGGCTATCATCCTGACAGTGGCATTCCTGTCACTTTAATTGGCTTTAGCGGCGGCGGACAAATGGCAGCGGCATGTGCTCCGTTCTTAAAACGCGCCTTGAATGGGCCGATTGATGTGATCTCGCTAGGCGGGGTGATCAGCGGTAACTGCAACATTCTGAAATTGGAACACCTCTATCATCTAGTTGGACAAAAAGATATTGTCGAGCGACTCGGAGTGGTGATGTTTCCGGGGCGCTGGAAACTGTTTCCTTTGTCCTATTGGAACCGAGCCAAAAAGCGGGGCAAGATTAGTGTCGTATCTTTGGGGCCAGTGGGGCATCAAATTCCCGGTGGGCTGATGGACCCTGAACAATTCCTGCCCGATGGTCGTAGCTATTTGCAACAAACGATCGATTTCATTGCGGCGATTTTGCATGGAGAATTGCTGCGAGAAGAACGGGTTGCCAACCGCCAACCTAGTAACTATCAACTCTATCAACAAGCTGCCTTCAACCATCCTGATTATTACCCGCTGACGCAGCCAGTTCCACTCGATCGCTATCAGCCGGTTGCGCCGTGGATAGGACGCCTGATCCTGCCGTCTCCGTCTGCTCGCAAACGAGTCAAAGGGGCACTGTTTGAAGTTCATCATGCCCCGATCGAGTATCACCACCTAGTGGGGCGAATTGTGATGCTGCAATGGAGCTACAATCCCAATGTGCGGGCGTTGGTACGAGCCGTCACCAAAGATGTACACTTTAGTGCAGAAGCCGATTATACCAGCGAATATGGCGGGCTAGTGCACCCTGAGCGGTTGGATCACTGGCGACAGGTGGGGCCATTGGAATCCTTGGCTGGATCGCGCCCCCAGGATGATGTCATCGTGATGCTACCGTCCAAGGTGGAGGTGGAGGAATATCAGCGGCTGGAAACTAAGGAAACAGCCAAGGAACTGCCGATCGATCCCGCCCAACTTCATCCAGACTCTGCTGTGCCTTCTGCGCCTTCTGTTAGCTATGTGCTGCGTATCGAGAGCCAACCGATTCAAATTACCGGGCGGTTTTACGGGCTGGTGCAGTTTCAGACCGCGCTGGACGACGATCGGTTTCAGGTGGTGCACTTTAATCGACAGTCGCGTCAGTTTAATGGCCCTGAAGAAATTGTGCGGTTGCCACAGGTAGTAGCGGATCAAAACGGTGTCTTTCCATCGACTAGTCATGGAATTGAACGCTCTGCCCCTAACACAACCGGATGGTATATCTACGGTGCCCCCGATGCTGATGGTGTGTTTGTGGTACAGTCCCTTGCCCCTCGGGCGCTGCTGTGGCTACAGCCCGATCAAATCATTTGTGGTCGTCAAGCAGCTTACCATTACATCCGCAATCAGGCCTGGGCTAATATTGCTGCCCAAAAAGGCAAAATTAGCTCGGTGTTGCTGAATCCTTCTGAACAGAGATATCAGGCAGCGATCGAAGATTGGCACGTCGGCGATCGGGCATTAGTGCTACATGTGTATGGCGGCATTGGCGGCAAAAAGCGGGAACCTGCGGCAGCAACTCCGTTGTTTTTTGGCCATTTCGCCTACGGAGTGGCCACCGTTGTACATGATCCAATAGCTGATGAGCGCCGCTTTGATATTCGCTATTACCAGGTCTATACTCACAACACCGATGGGTTAGTGGCGGGTGTGCTGCACTGGAGTCGCTACATGGGCGATCGCCAGTTTGGTTGGATGGGTACACGCCCAGTTTGCGATATTTTGATCAAACTAGAAGCCTTCACAAGACGTTATCGATTTGGTGATATGGAGCGATCGCCACTAGAAACCATGCTTCAGCAGCTTGAGGCTATGACGGCTCGATACCGGATTGGCGATGGTACGGGTGGAACCTATGTGGGAGTCGCCAATAACTGTGCACAAGACTCGAATCAAGCACTGTTCGCCAGTTTGGTGCATCTAGAAACAAATGTTCGCAATGGTCAAGCCTGGCTGGAACAGTGGTCAGTGACCCATCCCGATCAAGCTCAACGGTTTGAGCAACTGCTGTCCTTAAAACGATCGCTGAAGCGCCAATTGCAACCGTTTGGCGTGCCGCGTCCAGACTGGGAGAAAAACGAATACAACTTGGGCAGCACCCTAGAAGATGAACCCCTGCGCAATCTGGTGACGGGACTGGGCAGTTGGCGAACCATTTTGCCGCGCTTGGCCAGTGATGCGGTTGTCAAAAGTTTCCTTCGTCAAGGGGCCACCGTTTGGGTCTTGCGTACTAGTCAAGTGGGCGGGTTTGATCCTGACATTGAACCGATCGCCCCCATGACGTTATAG